One genomic segment of Nitrososphaera sp. includes these proteins:
- a CDS encoding D-glycerate dehydrogenase — protein sequence MQYGESVYVTRRVPGPWLSRLQSKYPTRLHDGAGSPSRNELLKALKDKSAVLCMLSDKMDSEAMDAAGQSLRIISTYSTGFDHIDVQEATRRGILVTYTADVLAEATADLTFALILAAARNIVSGDRLTRSGRWRVGWMPDLLLGGSVSGRTLGIIGLGRIGSAVARRARGFSMKVLYTSRNRKPEAEAATGARYVTLEELLSESDFVSIHASLAAPPPSEGEARVANGKGPPSPVIDMPRLKMMKKSAYLINTARGQLIDEPALARALKSGMIAGAGLDVYRKEPLPRSSSLCKLDNVTLLPHIGSATFETRERMAEVAVTCIEKVLDGGLPDSAFTVNRELLTRRQAHRDSG from the coding sequence ATGCAATATGGCGAATCAGTCTACGTGACACGAAGAGTTCCCGGTCCCTGGCTGTCTCGCCTGCAGTCCAAATATCCGACGCGCCTCCATGATGGCGCGGGCTCCCCATCAAGAAATGAACTGTTAAAAGCGCTCAAGGACAAGAGCGCCGTTCTTTGCATGCTATCCGACAAGATGGACAGCGAAGCAATGGATGCTGCGGGACAAAGTCTGAGGATAATCAGTACTTACAGTACAGGTTTTGATCACATTGACGTACAGGAAGCGACTCGCCGCGGCATTCTTGTCACCTATACTGCAGACGTGCTTGCGGAAGCTACCGCCGATCTGACTTTTGCCCTCATTCTTGCGGCAGCGAGAAACATTGTTTCAGGCGACCGGCTAACGAGGTCAGGACGCTGGCGCGTTGGCTGGATGCCCGACCTTCTTCTTGGCGGTTCAGTTTCTGGTCGCACGCTTGGAATAATCGGGCTTGGCAGGATCGGTAGTGCAGTGGCACGTAGGGCTAGAGGGTTTTCAATGAAGGTGCTTTATACTTCTAGGAACAGAAAACCGGAGGCAGAGGCGGCCACAGGGGCGAGGTATGTTACCCTCGAGGAGTTGCTCTCAGAAAGCGACTTTGTCTCTATTCACGCTAGTTTGGCGGCTCCGCCACCTTCAGAGGGCGAGGCCAGAGTTGCTAATGGCAAAGGGCCGCCAAGTCCTGTGATTGATATGCCGAGACTGAAAATGATGAAAAAATCGGCGTACCTTATCAACACTGCGAGAGGACAGCTAATTGATGAGCCCGCACTTGCAAGAGCTCTCAAGTCAGGAATGATTGCAGGGGCGGGACTTGATGTCTATCGAAAAGAACCGCTTCCCCGCTCAAGCTCGCTTTGCAAACTAGACAACGTGACGCTCCTGCCACACATCGGTAGCGCTACATTTGAGACCCGCGAAAGGATGGCCGAAGTCGCGGTCACATGCATAGAGAAAGTGTTGGACGGAGGACTGCCAGATTCAGCTTTTACAGTTAACCGCGAGCTTTTGACGCGCAGGCAGGCGCATCGGGACAGCGGCTAG